The following coding sequences lie in one Methylotenera versatilis 301 genomic window:
- a CDS encoding MtnX-like HAD-IB family phosphatase, protein MLFVIDFDGTLSVGDTVDAMLERFADDRWKDLEDEWLEGNITAIECMKQQLDLVEVDQVTLENFFRGIQLDASFIPFHKYISQFSKVAIVSDGLDHAIDVATRNAAIPEMPIYANKLTFKPNGVSISYPYRNLDCKAGNGVCKCQIAEQLSSDVGGPVVLIGDGKSDYCLAKHADIVFAKGKLITHCEQENIPFRRFQTFAEVLDVVKKWDSSKKLPARALTGQQVA, encoded by the coding sequence ATGCTTTTTGTAATTGATTTTGATGGTACGCTTTCCGTTGGTGATACTGTAGATGCAATGCTTGAACGATTCGCAGATGATCGATGGAAAGATCTTGAAGATGAGTGGTTAGAAGGTAATATTACCGCCATAGAGTGTATGAAGCAGCAGTTAGACTTGGTTGAAGTCGATCAAGTTACTCTCGAGAATTTCTTTCGCGGCATTCAGCTTGATGCTAGCTTTATTCCATTTCATAAATATATTAGTCAATTCTCTAAAGTGGCGATAGTCAGTGATGGCTTAGATCATGCAATTGATGTGGCTACTCGCAATGCGGCAATTCCTGAAATGCCGATTTATGCAAATAAACTAACGTTTAAGCCTAATGGCGTGTCAATTAGCTATCCGTATCGCAATTTAGACTGCAAGGCAGGTAACGGAGTCTGTAAATGTCAAATTGCTGAGCAACTATCTTCAGATGTGGGTGGTCCTGTTGTGTTAATTGGCGATGGTAAATCTGATTATTGCCTGGCTAAACATGCGGATATTGTGTTTGCAAAAGGTAAGCTAATTACTCATTGTGAACAAGAAAACATCCCTTTTAGAAGGTTTCAGACATTTGCAGAAGTTTTAGATGTGGTCAAAAAATGGGACTCATCTAAAAAGCTCCCGGCGAGAGCGTTAACGGGTCAGCAAGTAGCGTAA
- a CDS encoding DNA polymerase: protein MIKERIAIFLYLKDFTEKGNDRYFIYDEALFQEISVIQLVEYGGTLITHDYWLIAPSIYKSSGSLPKAVVDLPELAKFISGKKLDKETIKEKSIKALMKPYYTDIKDLDNYFEEYYRRISFELETYQLFSHMLFSCWENMTVLAKSKGEWDRYIEVELPVFNLMTKVAVRGIKTDNKILREHKKNIDDDFFRELKKFAIEYGLFFEVPIANVLHDILSDRGYDLTEMSVDFVLEFLPMVDNFGERVIALQKLQKSRVALANITLSKTRVCPIAETHSTVTSRMYYKNPTVQNLAKRYRDIFIADNDRTLSYVDYDQFEIGIMAALSKDKKLEEIYSNTDIYKKFSLEIFGDEGKRSISKKLFLAFTYGMTHVNLLEAVKQHGGDKEVARLFFDQFAVFIEWRVGIEKLFLENGRISTLFGNNLERTGVGELSFKEKRSCVSHVVQGTGSLIFKKALLELSKDSEIEILIPMHDAVLVQHLPAYDISKIIIVFESTMNIVLGDVINSKASIESFVH from the coding sequence ATGATTAAAGAAAGGATTGCGATTTTCCTATATCTAAAAGATTTTACAGAAAAGGGAAACGATCGATATTTTATTTATGATGAGGCCTTGTTTCAAGAAATAAGTGTTATTCAGTTAGTGGAATATGGCGGGACTTTAATTACCCATGATTATTGGCTTATAGCGCCATCAATTTATAAGAGTTCAGGCTCTTTACCAAAAGCGGTAGTTGATTTGCCAGAACTAGCTAAATTTATTAGTGGAAAAAAACTTGATAAGGAAACAATCAAAGAAAAAAGTATTAAGGCTTTAATGAAACCTTACTATACAGACATTAAAGATTTAGATAATTACTTTGAAGAATATTATCGAAGAATATCTTTTGAGCTTGAAACATATCAACTTTTTTCTCATATGTTGTTCAGTTGTTGGGAAAATATGACTGTATTAGCTAAAAGCAAAGGTGAGTGGGATAGATATATAGAGGTTGAATTGCCAGTATTTAACCTTATGACTAAAGTGGCCGTTAGAGGTATTAAAACTGATAATAAGATACTACGCGAGCATAAAAAAAATATTGATGATGATTTCTTTCGAGAGTTAAAGAAATTCGCAATCGAATATGGGTTGTTTTTTGAAGTGCCTATTGCAAATGTATTACACGACATACTGTCGGATAGAGGTTACGATCTAACAGAAATGTCAGTTGATTTTGTGCTCGAGTTCTTACCAATGGTTGATAATTTTGGGGAGAGGGTAATTGCCTTACAAAAATTGCAGAAATCTCGTGTAGCACTCGCCAATATTACTTTATCTAAAACTCGGGTATGTCCAATAGCTGAGACACATTCAACAGTAACGTCAAGAATGTATTATAAAAATCCAACTGTTCAAAACCTTGCAAAAAGATATAGAGATATTTTTATTGCAGATAATGATCGAACATTATCGTATGTTGACTACGATCAATTTGAAATTGGAATAATGGCAGCGCTTTCAAAAGATAAAAAGTTAGAGGAAATATATTCTAATACCGATATATATAAGAAATTCTCTTTAGAAATATTTGGGGATGAAGGTAAGCGTTCTATTTCTAAGAAGCTTTTTCTTGCGTTTACTTATGGAATGACTCATGTAAATCTTCTAGAAGCTGTAAAGCAGCATGGTGGCGATAAAGAAGTTGCTAGATTATTTTTTGATCAGTTTGCAGTGTTCATAGAATGGAGAGTTGGTATTGAAAAACTGTTTTTAGAGAATGGGAGAATTAGTACTCTTTTTGGAAATAATCTAGAGCGCACAGGAGTTGGGGAGCTAAGTTTCAAAGAAAAACGTTCTTGTGTTAGTCATGTAGTACAAGGTACTGGGTCACTCATCTTTAAAAAAGCTTTACTAGAGTTAAGTAAGGACTCTGAAATAGAGATATTAATTCCGATGCATGATGCTGTTTTGGTTCAACATTTACCTGCTTATGATATATCTAAAATAATTATAGTATTTGAATCTACTATGAATATAGTTTTAGGGGATGTTATTAATAGTAAAGCGTCCATAGAGAGCTTTGTGCATTAA
- a CDS encoding RNA-directed DNA polymerase, with product MNTNEQLLTFPINVKATLAHMKQDMRDDWFSDTLKYEDLFSVPKDLIDTIRTNLELGHGQYVAGTKNIYDVPKASHGLRYSLEIDFYDRFLYQAICSYLIPYYDPLLSTRVLSHRYNKHRSKEKYLFKNRIELWQTFEGITHLCIKDGGALLVTDLINYFEHISIASVENSFLSLISKVKASGAEKNKIRSAIFTLIALLKKWCFNDIHGLPQNRDASSFLANVVLVAVDQKMVELGYDYYRYVDDIRIVCGDSLKARKALSDLISELRKLGLNINSKKTSILTSASLEQDIKEFFPGYDDRSLAIDNMWKSKNKKVITRSVPLLYDMLMELISKNETQSRQFRFCINRFKSLISTNIFETKSIFAKEISINIISHLVDQPVSTDQFCRLLAGLELEMSELQSIEAFMLDDAKAIFHWQNFHLWLLLAYKKYKSVSLVNKALERTKSNKRDADIPACFIYLAAVGEEKQVEALIPNFQSDWPYQHQRFFLIAVQNSDSVTLKQLVPKITPQLMGTINRIKKNKQVSGLYIHEYENSSFEEIYEELSPYD from the coding sequence ATGAATACTAATGAGCAGTTGTTAACATTTCCCATTAATGTTAAAGCCACTCTGGCTCATATGAAACAAGATATGAGGGATGACTGGTTTAGTGACACATTAAAGTATGAGGATTTGTTTTCCGTTCCTAAAGATCTAATTGATACTATTCGGACAAATCTAGAATTAGGTCATGGTCAATATGTTGCAGGCACAAAAAACATTTACGACGTTCCCAAGGCATCTCATGGATTAAGATATTCACTAGAGATTGATTTCTATGACAGATTTTTATATCAAGCAATATGTAGTTATTTAATTCCATATTATGACCCATTGTTATCGACTCGAGTTCTAAGTCATAGATACAATAAACACAGAAGTAAGGAGAAATATCTCTTTAAAAATAGAATTGAATTATGGCAAACATTCGAGGGTATTACACACTTATGTATTAAGGATGGGGGAGCATTATTAGTAACTGATCTGATTAATTATTTTGAGCACATTTCAATTGCTTCAGTTGAAAACTCTTTCTTATCTTTAATATCAAAGGTGAAAGCTTCTGGTGCTGAAAAAAACAAGATAAGAAGTGCTATTTTTACTTTAATTGCGTTGCTTAAGAAATGGTGTTTTAACGACATTCATGGGCTTCCTCAGAATAGAGATGCTTCATCATTTCTAGCAAATGTTGTGTTGGTAGCAGTAGATCAAAAAATGGTGGAGCTTGGTTACGATTATTATCGTTATGTTGATGACATTAGGATCGTTTGTGGGGATTCGCTCAAAGCTCGTAAGGCGCTTAGTGATTTAATTTCAGAACTCAGAAAACTTGGACTGAATATTAATTCAAAAAAAACTAGTATCCTTACCTCTGCATCACTTGAACAGGATATAAAAGAGTTTTTCCCTGGATATGATGATCGTAGCTTGGCTATCGATAATATGTGGAAATCAAAAAATAAAAAAGTAATTACACGGTCTGTGCCATTGCTTTATGACATGCTGATGGAGTTGATAAGCAAAAATGAAACACAAAGCAGGCAATTTCGTTTTTGTATTAACAGGTTTAAAAGCTTGATTTCTACTAACATTTTTGAAACTAAGTCAATTTTTGCTAAAGAAATCTCGATAAATATTATAAGTCATTTGGTAGATCAGCCAGTATCTACAGACCAGTTTTGTAGGTTACTGGCAGGACTTGAGCTTGAGATGTCGGAGTTGCAATCTATTGAGGCATTTATGCTTGATGATGCAAAAGCAATTTTTCATTGGCAAAATTTCCACTTATGGTTGTTGCTTGCATATAAGAAATACAAGTCGGTGAGTTTAGTAAATAAAGCACTAGAACGTACTAAGTCAAATAAAAGAGATGCAGATATTCCTGCATGTTTTATATATCTTGCAGCCGTTGGTGAGGAAAAGCAGGTAGAAGCTCTTATCCCTAATTTTCAATCTGACTGGCCATATCAGCATCAAAGGTTTTTTTTAATTGCTGTGCAAAATAGCGATTCCGTTACTCTTAAACAGTTGGTTCCTAAAATCACTCCTCAGCTAATGGGCACCATAAACAGAATTAAGAAAAACAAGCAGGTTTCTGGACTTTATATTCATGAGTATGAAAATTCCAGTTTTGAAGAAATATATGAAGAACTGAGCCCATATGATTAA
- the hsdR gene encoding EcoAI/FtnUII family type I restriction enzme subunit R — MNEAETRAEHIDPALKAAGWGVVDGSYVKREHITLGRLQGGGKRSKQEIADYVLVYKNHKLAVIEAKAWDKHYTEGVAQAKTYAQKLNSRFAYATNGQRIYGIDMHTGKEADVTHYPSPDELWNLTFAEQNAWRDRFSEVPFEDKGGTWGARYYQHNAVEAVLEAIANNQLRILLTLATGTGKTFIAFQLAWKLFYSRWNLSRELDQSKQRRPRILFLADRNGLADQAYNAFSAFAEDALVRIAPDEISKKGRVPKNGNIFFTIFQTFMSGTDAEGNPAPNFGEYPPDFFDFIIIDECHRGGANDEGNWRSILEYFSPAVQLGLTATPKRKDNVDTYAYFGEPVYVYSLKEGINDGFLTPFKVKQIATTMDEYIYALGDGVVVQGEAEPGRLYKESDFNRTIKIPAREQYRVKLFMDLINQREKTLVFCASQEHALEVRDYINQIKTSKDPDYCVRVTAADGALGDQYLKAFQDNDNAIPTILTTSQKLSTGVDARNVRNIVLMREVNSMIEFKQIIGRGTRLYDGKDYFTIYDFVKAHHHFADPEWDGEPEPIEPTEPGGNVAKPNTVEQPKQPYTPEPKPEKILIKLSDGKTRQIQHMMATSFWGADGKPMSSAQFLESLFGVLPEFFKDEDQLREIWSNPETRIKLLEGLSEKGFNKEVLAEMQRIVDAENSDLFDVLAHVAFALHPLSRADRAEVAKGKVHEYFNDKQQAFLDFVLTQYVKQGVDELNQEKLRGLLELKYQSIHDATETLGKAAEIRHIFMGFQKHLYQMKPNV, encoded by the coding sequence ATGAACGAAGCTGAAACCCGCGCAGAACATATAGACCCAGCCCTTAAGGCCGCTGGCTGGGGTGTAGTTGATGGCAGTTATGTTAAGCGCGAGCATATTACGCTAGGCCGCTTGCAAGGCGGCGGCAAGCGTAGCAAGCAAGAGATTGCCGATTATGTATTGGTGTATAAAAATCATAAGCTGGCGGTGATTGAAGCCAAAGCTTGGGATAAGCATTATACCGAAGGGGTTGCGCAAGCTAAAACCTATGCGCAAAAGCTCAATAGTCGATTTGCCTATGCTACCAACGGGCAGCGTATTTATGGCATTGACATGCACACAGGCAAAGAGGCGGATGTTACCCACTACCCTAGCCCAGATGAACTGTGGAACTTAACCTTTGCAGAGCAAAATGCTTGGCGTGATAGGTTTAGTGAAGTGCCGTTTGAAGATAAAGGCGGCACTTGGGGCGCAAGGTATTATCAACATAATGCGGTTGAGGCAGTGCTTGAAGCAATTGCTAATAATCAACTACGCATTTTACTTACGCTGGCCACTGGTACAGGTAAAACATTTATTGCGTTTCAATTAGCTTGGAAATTGTTTTACAGCCGCTGGAATTTAAGCCGTGAGTTAGATCAATCAAAACAACGTAGGCCGCGCATATTGTTTTTAGCTGACCGTAATGGATTAGCTGACCAAGCGTATAACGCTTTTTCGGCTTTTGCTGAAGATGCATTAGTGCGCATTGCACCTGATGAAATTAGTAAAAAAGGCCGTGTACCTAAAAACGGTAATATATTCTTTACCATTTTCCAAACCTTCATGAGCGGCACGGATGCAGAAGGTAACCCTGCACCAAACTTTGGTGAATATCCGCCAGACTTTTTTGATTTTATTATCATCGACGAATGCCACCGCGGCGGCGCAAATGACGAAGGTAACTGGCGCAGCATTTTGGAGTATTTTTCACCTGCGGTGCAGCTAGGTTTAACCGCTACGCCCAAACGTAAAGACAATGTGGATACTTATGCTTACTTTGGTGAACCAGTATATGTTTACTCGCTTAAAGAGGGTATTAACGATGGCTTTTTAACGCCATTTAAAGTGAAGCAAATTGCCACGACGATGGATGAGTATATCTATGCACTAGGTGATGGCGTAGTTGTGCAAGGTGAAGCTGAGCCTGGAAGGCTTTACAAAGAGAGCGACTTTAATCGCACGATTAAAATACCTGCACGTGAGCAGTACCGTGTGAAACTGTTTATGGATTTAATAAATCAGCGTGAAAAAACCTTGGTTTTTTGTGCTTCGCAAGAGCATGCCTTGGAAGTGCGCGATTACATTAACCAGATTAAAACCAGTAAAGACCCTGATTATTGTGTGCGAGTAACGGCAGCTGATGGTGCTCTTGGCGACCAATATTTAAAAGCGTTTCAAGATAATGATAACGCAATCCCGACCATACTCACAACATCGCAAAAACTTTCTACAGGCGTAGATGCACGCAACGTTCGCAACATTGTGCTGATGCGTGAAGTGAATAGCATGATAGAGTTTAAACAAATTATCGGCCGTGGTACGCGCCTATATGACGGCAAAGACTACTTTACGATTTATGACTTTGTAAAAGCGCATCATCATTTTGCTGACCCTGAATGGGATGGTGAACCAGAACCAATTGAGCCAACAGAACCGGGCGGCAATGTCGCGAAACCTAATACAGTTGAACAACCCAAGCAACCATATACACCAGAGCCTAAGCCAGAGAAAATTCTGATTAAACTTTCTGACGGTAAAACTCGCCAGATTCAACATATGATGGCAACCAGTTTTTGGGGTGCAGATGGCAAGCCCATGTCTAGTGCTCAATTTTTAGAAAGCTTATTTGGCGTATTACCTGAATTCTTTAAAGACGAAGATCAACTGCGTGAAATTTGGAGCAATCCAGAAACGCGTATAAAGCTGTTAGAAGGCTTAAGTGAAAAAGGTTTCAACAAAGAAGTATTAGCTGAAATGCAGCGCATTGTGGATGCGGAAAATAGTGATTTATTTGATGTGCTAGCGCATGTGGCTTTTGCATTGCACCCACTTAGTCGTGCTGATCGTGCTGAAGTGGCCAAAGGCAAAGTCCATGAATATTTTAATGATAAACAACAAGCTTTTTTAGACTTTGTTTTAACTCAATATGTTAAACAAGGTGTGGATGAATTGAACCAAGAAAAACTTAGAGGTTTATTGGAGCTGAAGTATCAGTCTATTCATGATGCAACCGAGACACTTGGAAAAGCTGCTGAAATTAGACATATTTTTATGGGATTCCAGAAGCATTTATATCAAATGAAACCAAACGTTTAA
- a CDS encoding Fic family protein translates to MDTLQIPSQQSLEVKVVWQALADAHRHLAELKGLCESLPNSAILLDTLSIQEAKDSSEIENIITTHDELFAYEQSSSSSPAAKEVQNYIAALRVGYHDVLDSGLIRLATILRVQEEVEQNNAGLRKVPGTVLKNQTTGAVVYEPPQDAVLIEKLMSELVEFIHAGNGQKDELDPLLRMAVTHHQFESIHPFYDGNGRTGRILNLLILQREGLLDLPVLYLSRYITSTKSQYYQLLQSTRETGDWVDWCEYMVKGVAMTAKSEVKLVKALRDLMQTTKHRLRSELPKIYSQELLNNLFRYPYTKIEFLEKDLGVSRITAAKHLDTLAANGFVEKKKIGRKNFYINHPLFALLTQITLEE, encoded by the coding sequence GTGGATACCTTACAGATTCCTAGCCAGCAGAGTTTAGAGGTAAAAGTCGTTTGGCAAGCGCTGGCTGACGCACATCGTCATTTGGCTGAGCTTAAAGGCTTGTGCGAATCACTACCCAATAGCGCTATTTTGTTGGATACACTCTCTATTCAAGAGGCGAAAGACAGCTCAGAAATAGAAAATATTATCACCACGCATGATGAGCTGTTTGCTTATGAGCAAAGTAGTTCATCATCGCCCGCCGCCAAAGAGGTGCAAAACTACATTGCTGCTTTACGTGTAGGTTATCACGACGTATTAGATTCTGGTTTAATCCGCTTAGCGACTATTTTGCGTGTGCAAGAAGAAGTGGAGCAAAACAACGCGGGCTTACGCAAAGTGCCAGGCACTGTGCTTAAAAATCAAACCACAGGCGCAGTAGTGTATGAGCCACCGCAAGATGCAGTGCTCATTGAAAAGCTGATGTCAGAATTGGTGGAGTTTATTCATGCAGGTAATGGGCAAAAAGATGAACTAGACCCATTGCTACGCATGGCTGTTACGCATCATCAGTTTGAGAGCATTCATCCGTTTTATGATGGCAATGGGCGCACAGGGCGTATATTGAATTTGCTGATATTACAGCGTGAAGGTTTGCTGGATTTACCAGTGCTGTATTTAAGTCGCTATATTACTTCCACCAAAAGCCAATATTATCAATTACTACAATCTACCCGTGAAACTGGGGATTGGGTGGATTGGTGCGAGTATATGGTAAAGGGCGTGGCGATGACCGCAAAGAGCGAAGTTAAGCTAGTGAAGGCCTTGCGTGACTTAATGCAGACGACCAAGCACCGCTTGCGCAGTGAGTTGCCTAAAATCTATAGCCAAGAACTGCTAAACAATTTATTTCGCTACCCTTACACCAAAATTGAGTTTTTAGAGAAAGATTTAGGTGTTTCGCGTATTACTGCGGCTAAGCATTTAGATACATTAGCGGCAAATGGCTTTGTAGAAAAGAAAAAAATTGGCCGTAAAAACTTTTATATCAATCACCCATTATTTGCGCTACTCACGCAGATTACGCTAGAAGAGTAA
- a CDS encoding GmrSD restriction endonuclease domain-containing protein, translated as MSTQRYTVTPHPVETLLTWVKSGEIAIPEIQRPFVWEATKVRNLLDSLYQGYPIGYLIAWKNPNVKLKDGSTSSGKRILIDGQQRVTALMAALLGIEVLTDDYENKQIQIAFNPQTEAFEVTNPAIRKNPVWIPDVASVFNPQSSVFTLVTEYCKENPECTQDHIFKVIEKLRGITNNHVGIIDLAEDLDIETVTEIFIRVNSAGSPLSQADFAMSKIAVNSTYGGNMLRKAIDYFCHLSIAPEFLAKIKKGDSAFVASEFFEKIKWVSDVNDDIYDPAYTDMLRVAFTSEFGRGKLQDLVALLSGRNFETKQYEEVIAEESFAKLKQGILAFVNKTHFDRITMILRSAGFVISGLIGSQNAINFAYIIYLRGRRESVPAADLERLVRRWFVMSMLRGRYSGSPESTFDFDIRQIDSRGVVDYVESVIPNELPDSFWTGMLPQFMDTSSIGSPYFRCYQAAQIKLGDKGFLSRDITVTDLLLNRADVHHIYPKKYLQDDGKTRAVYNQIANFVIAQSEINIAVGAKAPEVYFTELVNQVSTGVKKYGGITEHAELLANLRMNCIPEIMLNGNAIDYADFLAERRKLMSLKIKEWFELL; from the coding sequence ATGTCTACTCAACGTTATACGGTAACTCCACATCCTGTTGAAACGCTTCTTACTTGGGTGAAGTCAGGTGAAATTGCTATCCCAGAAATACAACGCCCCTTCGTTTGGGAGGCCACAAAAGTGCGTAACTTGCTTGATTCACTCTATCAAGGCTACCCCATCGGTTATTTAATAGCTTGGAAAAATCCTAATGTAAAGCTTAAAGATGGTAGCACGTCTTCTGGCAAGCGCATTTTAATTGATGGTCAGCAACGAGTTACTGCACTAATGGCTGCACTTTTAGGTATTGAGGTTTTAACTGATGATTATGAGAATAAACAAATTCAAATAGCATTTAACCCACAAACAGAAGCTTTTGAAGTTACTAACCCTGCTATTCGCAAAAATCCGGTCTGGATACCTGATGTAGCGAGTGTTTTCAACCCTCAATCAAGCGTCTTTACATTAGTAACCGAATATTGCAAAGAAAACCCTGAGTGTACACAAGATCATATATTCAAAGTAATTGAAAAGTTACGAGGCATTACCAATAACCATGTAGGAATAATTGATCTAGCTGAAGACTTGGATATTGAAACAGTTACTGAAATTTTTATTCGCGTTAACTCGGCTGGATCCCCATTATCACAAGCTGATTTTGCAATGTCTAAAATTGCAGTTAATTCAACATATGGCGGCAATATGCTCCGTAAGGCCATTGATTATTTCTGCCATCTCTCCATTGCCCCTGAGTTTCTTGCAAAAATTAAAAAAGGTGATAGTGCATTTGTTGCATCGGAGTTTTTTGAAAAAATCAAATGGGTCAGTGATGTAAACGATGACATATACGACCCTGCTTATACAGATATGCTTAGAGTGGCTTTTACCTCTGAATTTGGTCGCGGTAAACTACAAGATTTAGTTGCGTTACTTTCAGGCCGTAATTTTGAAACAAAACAATACGAAGAGGTAATTGCTGAGGAGTCATTTGCAAAACTAAAACAAGGGATTCTTGCGTTTGTAAATAAAACACATTTTGATCGCATTACGATGATTTTACGATCAGCAGGGTTTGTGATTAGTGGTTTGATTGGTAGTCAAAACGCCATTAATTTTGCATACATTATTTATTTGAGAGGTCGCAGAGAGAGTGTTCCCGCAGCTGATCTAGAGCGTTTAGTTAGGCGTTGGTTTGTAATGTCAATGTTGCGAGGTCGTTATAGTGGGTCGCCAGAATCAACCTTTGATTTTGATATACGCCAGATCGACAGCAGAGGAGTAGTTGACTATGTTGAATCAGTCATCCCAAATGAGTTACCGGATAGTTTTTGGACAGGAATGTTGCCACAGTTTATGGATACTTCATCTATTGGTAGTCCGTATTTCAGATGCTATCAAGCTGCACAAATAAAACTTGGAGATAAAGGTTTTCTTTCGCGTGATATAACAGTGACTGATCTACTATTGAATCGAGCTGATGTACATCATATTTATCCTAAGAAATACTTACAGGATGATGGTAAAACTCGTGCCGTATATAACCAGATTGCTAATTTTGTGATTGCCCAAAGTGAGATCAATATTGCTGTTGGTGCAAAAGCACCAGAAGTTTATTTTACTGAGCTAGTTAATCAAGTAAGTACTGGAGTTAAGAAATACGGAGGGATCACAGAGCACGCGGAGTTACTTGCCAATTTACGTATGAATTGCATTCCTGAAATTATGTTAAATGGCAACGCCATTGATTACGCTGACTTTCTAGCAGAACGACGTAAGTTAATGTCGTTAAAGATTAAGGAATGGTTCGAGTTACTCTAA
- a CDS encoding restriction endonuclease subunit S — protein MKAGWQTEKLGEVCALLNRGISPKYIESSGICVLNQKCIRDHRVSYDQARRHDLAEKSVSENRFIQLGDVLVNSTGTGTLGRVAQVRETPEEPTTVDSHVTIVRPKEGKFYQDFFGYMLILIEEAIKESGEGCGGQTELARSVLAEKFSVSYPISIEQQQRIVAILDQAFEGIAKARANAEQNLQNARALFESHLQSVFTQHGEGWMVTTVGAVCDKVEYGTSSKSKEQGKIPVLRMGNIQNRRFDWDKLVYTDDDNEIEKYLLKHNDVLFNRTNSPELVGKTAIYKSESPAIFAGYLIRIHRKEDLINADYLNYFLNSQIAMDYGKTVAISSVNQANINGKKLKGYPIPVPSLSEQESIVMKMDALKIETQRLEALYQRKIKLLDELKKSLLQQAFAGEL, from the coding sequence ATGAAGGCTGGGTGGCAGACTGAAAAACTCGGCGAAGTATGCGCATTACTGAATCGAGGAATTTCACCTAAATATATTGAGAGCAGCGGCATCTGCGTGCTAAATCAAAAATGTATTCGCGACCACCGTGTCAGCTATGACCAAGCACGTAGACATGATTTAGCTGAAAAGTCAGTTTCAGAAAACAGATTCATTCAGTTAGGTGATGTTCTGGTTAACTCGACTGGAACTGGAACACTTGGGCGTGTGGCGCAAGTGAGAGAAACCCCAGAAGAACCAACCACTGTTGACTCTCACGTTACCATTGTTCGCCCGAAAGAAGGTAAGTTCTACCAAGACTTTTTTGGCTATATGCTAATTTTGATTGAGGAAGCCATTAAAGAATCTGGGGAAGGATGTGGTGGTCAAACTGAGCTTGCTCGTTCAGTTTTAGCAGAAAAATTTTCAGTTAGTTACCCAATATCTATCGAACAACAACAACGTATCGTAGCCATACTCGACCAAGCGTTTGAGGGCATTGCCAAAGCGCGCGCAAATGCAGAACAAAACCTGCAAAACGCCCGCGCCTTGTTTGAAAGCCATCTGCAATCGGTATTCACTCAGCACGGTGAGGGTTGGATGGTGACAACAGTTGGTGCCGTTTGCGATAAAGTCGAGTACGGCACGTCTTCAAAATCCAAAGAGCAAGGCAAAATTCCTGTTTTACGGATGGGTAATATTCAGAATCGTCGATTTGACTGGGATAAACTTGTTTATACGGATGATGACAATGAAATTGAAAAATATTTATTAAAACATAATGATGTCTTGTTTAATCGAACAAATAGCCCGGAACTGGTAGGTAAGACAGCTATCTACAAAAGTGAATCACCAGCTATTTTTGCTGGATATTTAATAAGAATTCATAGGAAAGAAGACTTAATTAATGCAGATTATTTAAATTACTTTCTTAACAGCCAAATAGCAATGGACTATGGAAAGACTGTCGCTATCTCAAGTGTTAACCAAGCAAACATCAATGGTAAAAAGCTTAAAGGTTACCCAATCCCAGTCCCATCATTAAGTGAGCAAGAATCTATAGTAATGAAAATGGACGCACTAAAAATAGAAACCCAGCGCCTAGAAGCTCTCTATCAACGCAAAATAAAACTGCTTGATGAACTCAAAAAATCGCTCTTGCAACAGGCGTTTGCTGGCGAATTGTAA